The Nocardioides campestrisoli genome includes a window with the following:
- a CDS encoding GNAT family N-acetyltransferase, translated as MPYVSRILTGEDWMSLREIRLRALADSPDAFQASLQQSSEDPEDAWRARADQAGPTLLILDGEHPVAMGGALAYPESRTAWLWGIWTAPEARGQGLSRRVVSELVEWCRAHSLDVHLHVTDGNDPARSVYESHGFEPTGERVPLREGSPLQMQTMRLRTAS; from the coding sequence ATGCCCTACGTCTCCCGCATCCTCACCGGCGAGGACTGGATGTCCCTGCGCGAGATCCGCCTGCGTGCGCTCGCCGACTCCCCCGACGCCTTCCAGGCCAGTCTGCAGCAGTCCAGCGAGGACCCCGAGGACGCCTGGCGGGCCCGGGCCGACCAGGCCGGCCCGACGCTGCTGATCCTCGACGGCGAGCACCCGGTCGCGATGGGCGGGGCGCTGGCCTACCCCGAGTCGCGGACCGCGTGGCTGTGGGGCATCTGGACCGCACCCGAGGCGCGGGGCCAGGGCCTGAGCCGGCGCGTGGTGAGCGAGCTCGTCGAGTGGTGCCGGGCGCACTCCCTCGACGTCCACCTGCACGTCACCGACGGCAACGACCCGGCCCGGTCGGTCTACGAGTCGCACGGCTTCGAGCCGACCGGCGAGCGGGTGCCGCTGCGCGAGGGCTCTCCGCTGCAGATGCAGACCATGCGGCTGCGCACCGCCAGCTGA
- a CDS encoding twin-arginine translocase TatA/TatE family subunit, with protein MAGLGSTELLILLAVFVLLFGARKLPELARGTGQALRILRDETRSEEPDALETVEQPEGTSRPAPPVAQSTGASGLGASGSPV; from the coding sequence ATGGCGGGCCTGGGCAGCACCGAGCTGCTGATCCTGCTGGCGGTCTTCGTGCTCCTCTTCGGAGCGCGCAAGCTGCCGGAGCTCGCGCGCGGCACCGGTCAGGCGCTGCGGATCCTCCGGGACGAGACACGCTCGGAGGAGCCGGACGCGCTCGAGACCGTGGAGCAGCCGGAAGGCACCTCGCGCCCCGCCCCGCCCGTGGCTCAGTCCACGGGCGCCAGCGGTCTGGGCGCCAGCGGCTCGCCCGTGTAG
- a CDS encoding MSMEG_6728 family protein, which translates to MQTFLPYADFEASARVLDVRRLGKQRVETLQVVRALTRTDYGWGNHPAVLMWRGHEEALGRYGLVCCEVWTRLGFADTCAATIADDLAAAGVTRVRTQAELAGAGELPSWLGEEALHLSHRSALVRKDPEHYRALFPGVPDDLPYVWPVRSPAVLERERRRAERAAARSRG; encoded by the coding sequence GTGCAGACGTTCCTCCCGTACGCCGACTTCGAGGCGTCCGCGCGCGTCCTGGACGTGAGGCGTCTGGGCAAGCAGCGGGTGGAGACGCTGCAGGTCGTCCGGGCGCTGACCCGCACCGACTACGGCTGGGGCAACCACCCCGCGGTGCTGATGTGGCGCGGGCACGAGGAGGCGCTGGGCCGGTACGGCCTCGTCTGCTGCGAGGTGTGGACCCGGCTCGGCTTCGCCGACACCTGCGCCGCAACCATCGCCGACGACCTCGCCGCGGCCGGCGTGACCCGGGTGCGCACCCAGGCCGAGCTCGCGGGGGCGGGCGAGCTGCCGTCCTGGCTCGGTGAGGAGGCACTGCACCTGAGCCACCGGTCGGCGCTGGTGCGCAAGGACCCCGAGCACTACCGGGCGCTCTTCCCCGGCGTGCCCGACGACCTGCCCTACGTCTGGCCGGTCCGCTCCCCCGCGGTGCTGGAGCGTGAGCGCCGGCGCGCCGAGCGCGCCGCCGCCCGCTCCCGGGGCTGA
- a CDS encoding organic hydroperoxide resistance protein: protein MGRMTPLYTASAVATGDGRNGHVETTDGLLVTDVRIPKEMGGPGGATNPEQLFAAGYAACFHSALRLVAQQAQADVSESEVVADVSIGDNGNGGFLLAVALEVTLPQVSREDAEKLVEQAHQVCPYSNATRGNIEVALTVA from the coding sequence GTGGGGCGTATGACTCCTCTCTACACAGCCAGTGCCGTCGCCACCGGGGACGGCCGTAACGGACACGTCGAGACCACGGACGGCCTGCTGGTCACCGACGTGCGCATCCCGAAGGAGATGGGCGGCCCGGGCGGCGCGACGAACCCCGAGCAGCTCTTCGCCGCCGGGTATGCCGCATGCTTCCACTCCGCGCTCCGCCTGGTCGCCCAACAGGCCCAGGCCGACGTCTCGGAGTCCGAGGTGGTCGCGGACGTCTCGATCGGCGACAACGGGAACGGCGGCTTCCTGCTGGCCGTGGCCCTGGAGGTGACGCTGCCCCAGGTCTCCCGGGAGGACGCCGAGAAGCTGGTCGAGCAGGCCCACCAGGTCTGCCCCTACTCCAACGCCACCCGCGGCAACATCGAGGTGGCCCTCACGGTCGCCTGA
- a CDS encoding glycoside hydrolase family 6 protein, whose protein sequence is MLALAVALLVAVLGPLTAASASDQDGPVSRPADQSGAQDGAARAARPAPRREVWQAAEPAYPENRRNPLAGRVWGVYQGPQDQVWAPFQATTGTERRLVGKIALRPRTKWYGTHVPDDQIESRARDYIAASQQGDPERLVQIAVFRMQPWEHEACTRPSTPAERQSYRTWIDNLARGIGATPTLVVMQPDGPFLWCVPDRGKKSRLLSEATRTLSALPNTEVYLDAGAADWCENDRGNDPRRCAQILKRTGIEHARGFALDSTHYTGPGDNIRHGHEIVKLLKRWGYGKKHFIIDTAKSGRPTRWLDMVPATKHDLTDNARTCTSRRMKRCVTLGIPPTVRVAARRWGLPAQDRRVAARYVDGFVWFGRPWLYNQADPFVLQRALDMGRSTPWPGPLL, encoded by the coding sequence GTGCTCGCGCTTGCCGTCGCCCTGCTCGTTGCCGTGCTCGGCCCCCTGACCGCCGCGTCCGCCTCGGACCAGGACGGCCCGGTCTCCCGGCCGGCGGACCAGTCGGGCGCCCAGGACGGCGCCGCGCGAGCGGCCCGCCCGGCGCCGCGTCGCGAGGTCTGGCAGGCCGCGGAGCCGGCGTACCCGGAGAACCGGCGCAACCCGCTCGCCGGGCGGGTGTGGGGCGTCTACCAGGGACCGCAGGACCAGGTCTGGGCCCCGTTCCAGGCGACCACCGGCACCGAGCGGCGGCTGGTCGGGAAGATCGCCCTGCGACCGCGGACCAAGTGGTACGGCACGCACGTGCCCGACGACCAGATCGAGTCCCGGGCGCGGGACTACATCGCCGCCTCCCAGCAGGGGGACCCCGAGCGGCTCGTGCAGATCGCGGTCTTCCGGATGCAGCCCTGGGAGCACGAGGCCTGCACCCGGCCCTCGACCCCGGCGGAGCGGCAGAGCTACCGCACCTGGATCGACAACCTGGCGCGCGGGATCGGCGCCACCCCCACCCTGGTGGTGATGCAGCCGGACGGCCCGTTCCTGTGGTGCGTGCCGGACCGGGGCAAGAAGTCCCGGCTGCTGAGCGAGGCCACGCGCACGCTCAGCGCGCTGCCGAACACCGAGGTCTACCTCGACGCAGGCGCGGCCGACTGGTGCGAGAACGACCGCGGCAACGACCCCCGGCGGTGCGCCCAGATCCTCAAGCGCACCGGCATCGAGCACGCCCGCGGCTTCGCGCTCGACTCCACCCACTACACCGGACCGGGCGACAACATCCGGCACGGCCACGAGATCGTCAAGCTCCTCAAGCGCTGGGGCTACGGGAAGAAGCACTTCATCATCGACACGGCCAAGAGCGGGCGACCCACCCGCTGGCTGGACATGGTGCCGGCCACCAAGCACGACCTCACCGACAACGCCCGCACCTGCACGAGCCGGCGGATGAAGCGCTGCGTGACGCTGGGCATCCCGCCGACCGTCCGGGTCGCGGCCCGGCGCTGGGGACTGCCGGCGCAGGACCGCCGGGTGGCCGCGCGCTACGTGGACGGCTTCGTCTGGTTCGGTCGGCCCTGGCTCTACAACCAGGCCGACCCGTTCGTGCTCCAGCGGGCGCTGGACATGGGCCGCAGCACCCCCTGGCCCGGACCGCTGCTCTGA
- a CDS encoding Rid family hydrolase has product MSHRTKMILAAVVTAALVAPPAAVAGSRYWEPKKDETVSILPAGQDNPMIAEGVAIGKDVALYKTSGLGPGGLNTAAPAGSQERYIDPVDLVGGALPPGVTITEAQGLNVLRRIGENLAKVGLSYDDVITMRVFLQNPAGEEKMDFAGWNRAYRQFFANTSLSTGKPVPVPLGTAAPAAPMVTNPARPSRFALEIENLPVNGWLVEVEVDAAFPDKKKR; this is encoded by the coding sequence ATGAGCCACCGCACGAAGATGATCCTCGCGGCCGTGGTGACGGCCGCCCTGGTCGCACCGCCCGCCGCGGTCGCCGGAAGCAGGTACTGGGAGCCCAAGAAGGACGAGACCGTCTCGATCCTGCCCGCAGGTCAGGACAACCCGATGATCGCCGAGGGCGTGGCGATCGGGAAGGACGTCGCGCTCTACAAGACCAGCGGCCTGGGCCCCGGCGGGCTCAACACCGCGGCGCCCGCGGGGTCGCAGGAGCGCTACATCGACCCGGTCGACCTGGTCGGCGGCGCTCTCCCGCCGGGTGTGACGATCACCGAGGCGCAGGGCCTCAACGTGCTGCGCCGGATCGGGGAGAACCTCGCCAAGGTGGGCCTGAGCTACGACGACGTGATCACCATGCGGGTCTTCCTGCAGAACCCGGCGGGCGAGGAGAAGATGGACTTCGCCGGCTGGAACCGGGCCTACCGCCAGTTCTTCGCCAACACCAGCCTGTCGACCGGCAAGCCGGTGCCCGTCCCGCTGGGCACCGCGGCACCGGCCGCCCCGATGGTGACCAACCCGGCCCGCCCCTCGCGGTTCGCGCTGGAGATCGAGAACCTGCCGGTCAACGGGTGGCTGGTCGAGGTCGAGGTCGACGCCGCCTTCCCGGACAAGAAGAAGCGGTGA
- a CDS encoding M15 family metallopeptidase: MRALLVSLLGTAAVLAGLPVAPAASSAAPGSTARDSLAVRGSASGVLLTLTSAPGLADDLTSVTLTATGVDGLGLANAPVTIERVGSGSWVRAADVVTDAAGVTTFALPVARTPDDNRLRATYAGDATHPAAVSAEHALTLVPRESRLRLRGPRRVVDEQTATLRVEWTTARGAPVAGPVQLQRRLVARPGERMTPAQRRAQPWRTVQQVETAADGSASVEVRPRATFRWRAVVGDQSWLSGTRSRVLTLRNLPPGVPVRLPRAAPRPRISLPPQPRATGPGVHAVVREIPDGVWRQMVGRSWRPGCPVGRAGLRLVQLNYYDFDGYRRRGELVVNAGITGQVVSAFTEWHERRMPIRSMYRVDRFGWSPRLRGADDYASMAAGNTSAFNCRQVVGNPRVRSPHSWGRSVDINPWENPYRSRAGIVPNTWWASRSHARVAWRSPSHPVVALMRRHGFRWTYGRQDNHHFDAAGATGRLAAVLAGDRCGGVCT; the protein is encoded by the coding sequence ATGCGTGCACTGCTCGTCTCCCTCCTCGGTACGGCGGCGGTGCTGGCCGGCCTGCCCGTCGCGCCCGCAGCCTCCTCGGCAGCCCCTGGCAGCACGGCTCGCGACTCCCTCGCCGTACGCGGCTCCGCGAGCGGCGTGCTGCTCACCCTCACGAGCGCACCCGGCCTCGCCGACGACCTCACCTCGGTGACGCTCACCGCCACCGGGGTCGACGGGCTCGGCCTGGCGAACGCGCCGGTGACGATCGAGCGGGTCGGCTCGGGGTCGTGGGTCAGGGCGGCCGACGTGGTGACCGACGCGGCCGGGGTGACCACCTTCGCGCTCCCGGTGGCCCGGACCCCGGACGACAACCGGCTGCGGGCGACGTACGCCGGGGACGCGACGCACCCGGCTGCGGTCTCCGCCGAGCACGCGCTCACCCTGGTGCCGCGGGAGAGCAGGCTGCGCCTGCGCGGCCCGAGGCGCGTGGTGGACGAGCAGACGGCGACGCTGCGGGTGGAGTGGACCACCGCCCGAGGCGCGCCGGTGGCGGGCCCGGTGCAGCTGCAGCGCCGGCTGGTGGCCCGCCCGGGCGAGCGGATGACCCCGGCCCAGCGGCGCGCGCAGCCTTGGCGCACGGTGCAGCAGGTGGAGACCGCGGCCGACGGGTCAGCGTCGGTCGAGGTGCGTCCGCGCGCGACCTTCCGGTGGCGCGCGGTCGTCGGTGACCAGTCCTGGCTCTCGGGGACCCGGAGCCGGGTGCTGACCCTGCGCAACCTCCCGCCAGGTGTCCCGGTGCGGCTGCCCCGTGCCGCGCCCCGGCCGCGGATCTCCCTGCCTCCGCAGCCACGGGCGACCGGCCCGGGGGTGCACGCGGTGGTCCGGGAGATCCCCGACGGCGTGTGGCGGCAGATGGTGGGCCGCTCGTGGCGCCCCGGCTGCCCCGTCGGCCGGGCCGGGCTGCGGCTGGTCCAGCTCAACTACTACGACTTCGACGGCTACCGGCGCCGCGGCGAGCTGGTGGTCAACGCCGGGATCACCGGCCAGGTGGTGAGCGCGTTCACCGAGTGGCACGAGCGGCGGATGCCGATCCGTTCGATGTACCGGGTCGACCGGTTCGGCTGGTCCCCGCGACTGCGGGGCGCCGACGACTACGCGTCGATGGCCGCGGGGAACACCTCGGCGTTCAACTGCCGCCAGGTGGTCGGCAACCCCCGGGTCCGGTCGCCGCACTCGTGGGGACGCTCGGTGGACATCAACCCCTGGGAGAACCCGTACCGAAGTCGCGCCGGGATCGTGCCCAACACCTGGTGGGCGTCGCGCTCGCACGCCCGCGTCGCCTGGCGCTCCCCGAGCCACCCGGTGGTGGCGCTGATGCGCCGCCACGGGTTCCGCTGGACCTACGGGCGCCAGGACAACCACCACTTCGACGCCGCCGGCGCCACCGGGCGGCTGGCCGCCGTGCTCGCCGGGGACCGGTGCGGGGGAGTGTGCACGTGA
- the katG gene encoding catalase/peroxidase HPI, translating into MSQEENTPQSPQGVDRKAEAGCPVMHDSAAAHGSESENPAIDSPQPKTGGRPHGLKDWWPNMLDLSVLHAHSTKVNPLDEDFDYRKEFEKLDLEALKADLVELMHSSQDWWPADFGHYGGLFIRMSWHAAGTYRIYDGRGGAGDGGQRFAPLNSWPDNANLDKARRLLWPIKKKYGQKISWADLLVLAGTVAMEDMGFEHFGFAFGREDVWEPEEIFWGPEDTWLGDERYTGERELDEVLGAVQMGLIYVNPEGPNGNPDPLASARDIRATFARMAMNDEETVALIAGGHTFGKTHGAGDADLVGPEPEGAPLEQQGLGWKSEFGSGKGGDTITSGLEVTWTYHPTRWDNEFFHILYAYDWELFKSPAGAYQWRPKDGAGSDMVPGAHEGDERREPRMLTSDLALRFDPEYDKISRRFKENPEEFRLAFAKAWYKLLHRDMGPVSRYLGPWVPEPQLWQDPVPAVEGELIGDADVAALKAKVLDSGLSVAELVSTAWASAATFRSTDKRGGANGARIRLEPQRGWEVNQPEQLAKVLGKLEEIRSEFNGQGGAQVSLADLIVLAGNAGVEKAAKDAGVEITVPFHPGRTDATQEQTDVDSFRVLEPKFDGFRNYLRPGSKREPETLLVERAYMLDLTAPEMTVLVGGLRSLGNNYGGAQHGVFTERPGVLSNDFFANLLAPGTQWKASESEEGVFEIRDLSSGELKWTATAVDLIFGSNSQLRALAEVYASDDAQEKFVRDFVAAWTKVMELDRFDLV; encoded by the coding sequence ATGAGCCAGGAAGAGAACACCCCGCAGAGCCCCCAGGGGGTGGACCGCAAGGCCGAGGCCGGGTGCCCGGTCATGCACGACTCGGCGGCTGCGCACGGCAGCGAGAGCGAGAACCCGGCGATCGACTCGCCCCAGCCCAAGACCGGCGGCCGCCCGCACGGCCTCAAGGACTGGTGGCCGAACATGCTGGACCTCTCGGTCCTGCACGCCCACTCCACCAAGGTCAACCCGCTGGACGAGGACTTCGACTACCGCAAGGAGTTCGAGAAGCTCGACCTCGAGGCGCTCAAGGCGGACCTCGTCGAGCTGATGCACTCCTCGCAGGACTGGTGGCCGGCCGACTTCGGCCACTACGGCGGCCTGTTCATCCGGATGAGCTGGCACGCGGCCGGCACCTACCGGATCTACGACGGCCGTGGTGGCGCCGGCGATGGCGGCCAGCGGTTCGCGCCGCTCAACAGCTGGCCCGACAACGCCAACCTCGACAAGGCCCGTCGCCTGCTCTGGCCGATCAAGAAGAAGTACGGCCAGAAGATCTCCTGGGCCGACCTGCTGGTGCTCGCCGGCACGGTCGCGATGGAGGACATGGGCTTCGAGCACTTCGGCTTCGCCTTCGGCCGTGAGGACGTGTGGGAGCCCGAGGAGATCTTCTGGGGCCCCGAGGACACCTGGCTCGGCGACGAGCGCTACACCGGCGAGCGGGAGCTCGACGAGGTCCTCGGCGCGGTCCAGATGGGTCTCATCTACGTCAACCCCGAGGGCCCCAACGGCAACCCCGACCCGCTGGCCTCGGCCCGCGACATCCGCGCCACCTTCGCCCGGATGGCGATGAACGACGAGGAGACCGTCGCGCTGATCGCCGGTGGTCACACCTTCGGCAAGACCCACGGTGCCGGCGACGCCGACCTGGTCGGCCCCGAGCCCGAGGGCGCTCCGCTGGAGCAGCAGGGCCTGGGCTGGAAGAGCGAGTTCGGCTCCGGCAAGGGCGGGGACACCATCACCTCCGGCCTCGAGGTCACCTGGACCTACCACCCGACCCGCTGGGACAACGAGTTCTTCCACATCCTGTACGCCTACGACTGGGAGCTCTTCAAGTCCCCGGCCGGCGCGTACCAGTGGCGGCCGAAGGACGGCGCCGGCTCCGACATGGTGCCGGGTGCTCACGAGGGCGACGAGCGCCGCGAGCCGCGGATGCTCACCTCCGACCTGGCGCTGCGCTTCGACCCGGAGTACGACAAGATCTCGCGACGGTTCAAGGAGAACCCGGAGGAGTTCCGCCTCGCCTTCGCCAAGGCCTGGTACAAGCTGCTCCACCGCGACATGGGTCCGGTCTCGCGCTACCTCGGCCCCTGGGTGCCCGAGCCGCAGCTGTGGCAGGACCCGGTGCCGGCCGTCGAGGGCGAGCTGATCGGCGACGCCGACGTGGCCGCGCTCAAGGCCAAGGTGCTCGACTCCGGCCTCTCGGTCGCCGAGCTGGTCTCCACCGCGTGGGCCTCGGCCGCGACCTTCCGGTCCACCGACAAGCGCGGTGGCGCCAACGGTGCGCGGATCCGCCTCGAGCCGCAGCGCGGCTGGGAGGTCAACCAGCCGGAGCAGCTGGCCAAGGTGCTCGGCAAGCTCGAGGAGATCCGCTCCGAGTTCAACGGCCAGGGCGGGGCCCAGGTCTCGCTGGCCGACCTGATCGTGCTCGCCGGCAACGCCGGGGTGGAGAAGGCCGCCAAGGACGCGGGCGTGGAGATCACCGTGCCGTTCCACCCGGGCCGCACCGACGCCACCCAGGAGCAGACCGACGTCGACTCCTTCCGGGTGCTCGAGCCGAAGTTCGACGGGTTCCGCAACTACCTGCGCCCGGGCTCGAAGCGGGAGCCGGAGACCCTGCTGGTCGAGCGCGCGTACATGCTCGACCTGACGGCGCCCGAGATGACCGTCCTGGTCGGCGGCCTGCGCTCGCTCGGCAACAACTACGGAGGCGCGCAGCACGGCGTCTTCACCGAGCGTCCCGGCGTGCTCAGCAACGACTTCTTCGCCAACCTGCTGGCCCCCGGCACGCAGTGGAAGGCGTCGGAGTCCGAGGAGGGCGTCTTCGAGATCCGCGACCTCTCCTCCGGTGAGCTGAAGTGGACGGCCACCGCGGTCGACCTGATCTTCGGGTCGAACTCGCAGCTGCGTGCGCTGGCCGAGGTCTACGCCAGCGACGACGCGCAGGAGAAGTTCGTGCGCGACTTCGTCGCCGCCTGGACCAAGGTGATGGAGCTCGACCGCTTCGACCTGGTCTGA
- a CDS encoding HIT family protein, giving the protein MSTGDEALAAEPGCLFCTIVAGDAEAEVVLRTEDHVAFLDVRPVFKGHVLLVPRRHVITLPDLPAELRDGFLAQAQRLATAVVDGLGAQGSFVAMNNVVSQSVAHLHLHVVPRTKGDGLRGFFWPRTKYADDAERAAYGERLRAVL; this is encoded by the coding sequence GTGAGCACCGGGGACGAAGCACTGGCCGCCGAGCCGGGCTGCCTGTTCTGCACCATCGTCGCCGGCGACGCGGAAGCCGAGGTGGTGCTGCGCACCGAGGACCACGTCGCGTTCCTCGACGTACGGCCGGTCTTCAAGGGCCACGTCCTGCTCGTGCCGCGGCGGCACGTGATCACCCTCCCCGACCTGCCCGCGGAACTGCGCGACGGCTTCCTGGCCCAGGCCCAGCGGCTGGCCACCGCGGTCGTTGACGGGCTCGGCGCCCAGGGGTCCTTCGTGGCGATGAACAACGTGGTCAGCCAGTCGGTGGCGCACCTGCACCTGCACGTGGTGCCGCGGACGAAGGGCGACGGCCTGCGGGGGTTCTTCTGGCCCCGTACGAAGTACGCCGACGACGCCGAGCGGGCCGCGTACGGCGAGCGGCTGCGCGCGGTGCTCTGA
- a CDS encoding flavin monoamine oxidase family protein: MSQTRRAFLRSVGVAGGAGVMFQTMGALGLAPAAHAETPPFTPLDREALHRRGRKSVVVLGGGIAGLTTAYELLKGGYSVTVLEGRNRPGGRNWTVRGGDSYTDLKGRSQRARFSRGQYMNAGPGRIPQMHVTLDYCKELGVPIEVFTNQNADAFLYREGVPGALNGVPVRQRAIKADAYGYTAELLAKATSQGALDAELTAEDKEALISYLRSFGAINSANEYVGGGRRGYDPEPGAHLEAGTPLPQYDVSDVFRSTLGNYFSFEMGFDQAMMMYQPVGGMDRIAYALADAVGSRNVRYNAEVVEYKNTTTGVEVLYRGLGGTRKITADFAVNTMPPHIAARIPSNLPAEVVTALGSVSKTNAGKIGIEYERRWWEEDFRIYGGITNANTNLANVWHPSYDYHGKRGTMIGYYNTGTNANFYGALTPAERFTEAIAQGKKIFGDVYGEKVAAHFSQDWASSKFSEAAWVGWPSAVGGQTGAGYRSLLGATQNIYFAGDHLSHAIAWQHGAMTSARTTVQQIHERVTA; this comes from the coding sequence TTGTCACAGACACGTCGCGCATTCCTGCGCAGCGTCGGCGTCGCCGGCGGAGCGGGAGTCATGTTCCAGACAATGGGAGCCCTGGGCCTCGCGCCGGCCGCACATGCGGAGACTCCCCCGTTCACCCCGCTCGACCGGGAGGCGCTCCACCGCCGGGGCCGCAAGTCGGTCGTCGTCCTGGGCGGCGGGATCGCCGGCCTGACCACGGCGTACGAGCTGCTCAAGGGCGGCTACTCGGTCACCGTCCTGGAGGGCCGGAACCGGCCCGGCGGGCGCAACTGGACGGTGCGCGGCGGCGACTCCTACACCGACCTCAAGGGCCGCTCGCAGCGCGCCCGGTTCTCCCGCGGCCAGTACATGAACGCCGGCCCCGGGCGGATCCCGCAGATGCACGTCACGCTCGACTACTGCAAGGAGCTGGGCGTCCCGATCGAGGTCTTCACCAACCAGAACGCCGACGCGTTCCTCTACCGTGAGGGTGTCCCGGGGGCCCTCAACGGCGTGCCCGTGCGGCAGCGGGCGATCAAGGCGGACGCCTACGGCTACACCGCCGAGCTGCTGGCGAAGGCGACCAGCCAGGGGGCGCTCGACGCCGAGCTGACCGCAGAGGACAAGGAGGCGCTGATCTCCTACCTGCGCAGCTTCGGGGCGATCAACTCGGCCAACGAGTACGTCGGCGGCGGACGCCGCGGCTACGACCCCGAGCCGGGCGCGCACCTGGAGGCCGGCACCCCGCTCCCCCAGTACGACGTCTCCGACGTCTTCCGCTCCACCCTGGGCAACTACTTCTCCTTCGAGATGGGCTTCGACCAGGCGATGATGATGTACCAGCCGGTCGGGGGCATGGACCGGATCGCCTACGCGCTGGCCGACGCCGTCGGCTCGCGCAACGTGCGCTACAACGCCGAGGTCGTCGAGTACAAGAACACCACCACGGGCGTGGAGGTCCTGTACCGCGGCCTGGGCGGGACCCGGAAGATCACCGCCGACTTCGCGGTCAACACCATGCCGCCGCACATCGCCGCCCGGATCCCGAGCAACCTGCCCGCCGAGGTGGTCACCGCGCTGGGGTCGGTCAGCAAGACCAACGCGGGCAAGATCGGCATCGAGTACGAGCGCCGGTGGTGGGAGGAGGACTTCCGCATCTACGGCGGCATCACCAACGCCAACACCAACCTCGCCAACGTCTGGCACCCGTCGTACGACTACCACGGCAAGCGCGGCACGATGATCGGCTACTACAACACCGGCACCAACGCGAACTTCTACGGGGCGCTCACCCCCGCCGAGCGGTTCACCGAGGCGATCGCCCAGGGCAAGAAGATCTTCGGCGACGTGTACGGCGAGAAGGTCGCGGCGCACTTCAGCCAGGACTGGGCGTCGTCCAAGTTCTCCGAGGCCGCCTGGGTGGGCTGGCCCAGCGCCGTCGGCGGCCAGACGGGCGCCGGCTACCGGAGCCTGCTCGGCGCGACGCAGAACATCTACTTCGCCGGCGACCACCTCAGCCACGCCATCGCCTGGCAGCACGGGGCCATGACCTCGGCCCGCACGACCGTCCAGCAGATCCACGAGAGGGTGACCGCCTGA
- a CDS encoding SDR family NAD(P)-dependent oxidoreductase, translated as MARIFITGSTEGLGRAAAEALLDEGHDVVVHARDDERLRAVEDLVRRGAGHVTGDLADPDQTRDVAEQVNRLGRMDAVIHNAGVYRGPDVLPVNVVAPYLLTALIWRPSRLVYLSSEEHLAGRPVLRGQDWSGRESEGSYPDSKLFVTTLAVAMARVWPEVLSNAVDPGWVPTRMGGPSAPDDLRLGHRTQVWLATSSSPEAMTSGGYWRHEAREEPAPAVLDHEFQAELLVALSDYTGEPLAPRPLAPVD; from the coding sequence ATGGCACGCATCTTCATCACCGGCTCGACCGAGGGTCTGGGGAGGGCCGCGGCCGAGGCCTTGCTGGACGAGGGGCACGACGTGGTGGTGCACGCGCGCGACGACGAGCGGCTCCGAGCGGTCGAGGACCTGGTACGCCGCGGCGCCGGCCACGTGACCGGCGACCTGGCCGACCCGGACCAGACGCGCGACGTGGCCGAGCAGGTCAACCGGCTGGGCCGCATGGACGCGGTGATCCACAACGCGGGGGTCTACCGCGGGCCGGACGTGCTGCCGGTCAACGTGGTCGCGCCGTACCTGCTGACCGCCCTGATCTGGCGACCGTCGCGGCTGGTCTACCTCAGCAGCGAGGAGCACCTGGCGGGACGCCCGGTGCTGCGAGGGCAGGACTGGAGCGGCCGGGAGTCGGAGGGGTCCTACCCCGACAGCAAGCTCTTCGTCACCACCCTCGCAGTCGCCATGGCCCGGGTCTGGCCCGAGGTCCTGAGCAACGCCGTGGACCCCGGCTGGGTGCCCACCCGGATGGGCGGTCCCTCGGCGCCCGACGACCTGCGGCTCGGGCACCGCACCCAGGTGTGGCTGGCGACCAGCAGCTCGCCCGAGGCCATGACCTCCGGCGGCTACTGGCGCCACGAGGCGCGCGAGGAGCCGGCGCCGGCCGTCCTTGACCACGAGTTCCAAGCCGAGCTGCTGGTCGCCCTGAGCGACTACACGGGCGAGCCGCTGGCGCCCAGACCGCTGGCGCCCGTGGACTGA
- a CDS encoding Fur family transcriptional regulator, giving the protein MQTPDFEASLRTASLRVTRPRIAVLSAVHQHPHLDTDAVLNLVREDLGTVSHQAVYDVLKALTDAGLLRRIQPAGANARYEARVGDNHHHVVCRSCGAIADVECAVGHAPCLTASDDHGFVVDEAEVVYWGTCPACASATTHTQRQPEGSR; this is encoded by the coding sequence ATGCAGACGCCTGATTTCGAGGCCTCGCTGCGCACCGCGTCGCTGCGCGTCACCAGACCGCGGATCGCGGTGCTGAGCGCGGTCCACCAGCACCCCCACCTGGACACGGACGCCGTTCTCAACCTGGTCCGCGAGGACCTCGGGACGGTCTCGCACCAAGCGGTGTACGACGTGCTCAAGGCCCTGACCGACGCCGGACTGCTGCGGCGGATCCAGCCGGCCGGGGCCAACGCGCGCTACGAGGCCCGGGTCGGTGACAACCACCACCACGTGGTCTGCCGCAGCTGCGGGGCGATCGCCGACGTCGAGTGCGCCGTCGGTCACGCCCCGTGTCTCACCGCCTCCGACGACCACGGCTTCGTGGTCGACGAGGCGGAGGTCGTGTACTGGGGCACCTGTCCCGCGTGCGCGTCCGCCACCACGCACACCCAACGCCAGCCGGAAGGAAGCAGATGA